The following proteins are encoded in a genomic region of Reichenbachiella sp.:
- a CDS encoding matrixin family metalloprotease, giving the protein MKTIISTYILMFAFTACTSQVVNDQTLVPAAKAKRLFDIAENKTVISSLESYSTGDNFGSNVENASNFMTFVNKDAESYRGATLKSLITTNPAEVEDLSIKSLLEVYDTVMVDKVMYFVAEGDLLFDYDEMIQYVSSVNFYNKDTLFQQEKLVGVVIGGQFSKIHNPENISYSIIKQTFSEAEYNNLIAYMSEATEDWSRICNVAFTHRSDLDDQLNASDNPQELTFVIKKVNSGTFIAKAFFPYYPKYRRKILIDFTFFTSDFSKPGVLRHELGHVLGFRHEHIRSGAPAICPSENMNNTIELSDYDPKSVMHYFCGGVGSKDLKITKKDSIGASIFYPFN; this is encoded by the coding sequence ATGAAAACCATAATTTCAACCTATATCCTGATGTTTGCATTTACTGCTTGTACTTCTCAAGTAGTAAATGATCAAACGCTAGTTCCAGCAGCAAAGGCCAAACGATTGTTTGATATTGCTGAAAACAAAACTGTGATCTCATCCCTAGAGAGTTATTCCACTGGGGATAATTTTGGCTCTAATGTTGAAAATGCCTCAAATTTTATGACGTTCGTTAACAAAGATGCTGAAAGCTATAGGGGAGCGACTCTGAAATCACTCATAACTACTAATCCTGCTGAAGTTGAAGATTTGTCTATAAAATCTTTGCTGGAAGTATATGATACTGTAATGGTGGATAAAGTCATGTATTTTGTGGCCGAGGGTGACTTACTCTTTGATTATGATGAAATGATACAATATGTGTCATCCGTCAATTTTTACAATAAGGACACCCTATTTCAGCAAGAAAAACTGGTAGGAGTAGTCATTGGCGGACAGTTTTCGAAAATCCATAATCCAGAGAACATCAGTTATTCGATTATCAAGCAGACCTTTTCTGAAGCGGAATACAATAATCTTATAGCCTATATGTCAGAGGCCACCGAGGACTGGTCAAGAATATGCAACGTTGCCTTTACGCATCGATCAGACTTGGATGATCAACTGAATGCATCTGACAATCCCCAAGAGTTAACCTTTGTTATCAAGAAGGTAAATTCAGGGACTTTTATAGCCAAGGCTTTCTTTCCATATTATCCCAAATACCGAAGAAAGATACTTATTGATTTTACATTTTTCACTTCTGATTTCAGTAAACCGGGCGTACTCAGACATGAGCTGGGACACGTGTTAGGTTTTCGACATGAACATATACGATCTGGTGCTCCAGCAATCTGTCCGAGTGAAAATATGAATAATACCATTGAATTGTCAGATTATGATCCGAAATCAGTAATGCATTACTTCTGTGGAGGAGTGGGCAGCAAGGACCTGAAAATCACGAAGAAGGATAGCATCGGTGCATCTATATTTTATCCGTTTAATTGA
- a CDS encoding response regulator transcription factor, whose amino-acid sequence MNINIGIADDQQLFLKSLGTLINQFKHCEVIVEGMHGKDLWDKLQRLPKLPDIVLLDVNMPVMGGIATAQSLAKAYPDLKLVALSMKDDDATIISMLKAGCCAYLLKDIHPAELEMALKEIHEKGFYNADTDNIRYRRMLTNDQSLTVELSDMELAFLQYACSDLTYKQIASEMNKAVRTVDGYRESVFQKFKVQSRVGMAMEAIRRELVTI is encoded by the coding sequence ATGAATATAAATATCGGTATAGCAGACGACCAGCAGCTTTTTCTCAAATCATTGGGCACACTGATCAATCAATTCAAACATTGTGAGGTAATCGTTGAAGGCATGCATGGCAAAGATCTTTGGGACAAACTACAACGCCTCCCCAAACTACCAGATATAGTGTTATTAGATGTAAACATGCCTGTGATGGGCGGTATTGCTACAGCGCAATCTTTAGCCAAAGCCTACCCTGATCTGAAACTGGTCGCCCTTTCTATGAAGGACGATGATGCCACCATCATCAGTATGCTCAAAGCCGGCTGCTGTGCCTATTTACTTAAAGACATTCATCCAGCAGAACTGGAAATGGCACTGAAAGAGATTCACGAGAAAGGTTTCTACAATGCAGACACGGATAATATCAGGTACCGTAGAATGCTCACCAACGATCAGTCACTTACTGTTGAGCTCTCAGATATGGAATTGGCTTTTTTGCAATATGCCTGCAGTGACTTAACTTATAAGCAGATCGCGAGCGAAATGAACAAGGCCGTACGAACCGTAGACGGCTATCGGGAATCTGTATTTCAAAAATTCAAAGTACAAAGCCGCGTAGGCATGGCCATGGAAGCCATCAGAAGAGAATTAGTAACTATTTAA
- a CDS encoding clostripain-related cysteine peptidase: MEFDESDLDLPAKNKNTTAFFKLEMDQSLRKNRLKVVAENNKFDISHPDHVKSYFKKEVLNKNYAKKYLLFTWDHGDGFGIFESIGKVPGYDGDQSTKQILSMKELRQAIEGALGGVKVDLLVMMNCYMQNIDTAYSLRNCVEYLVAPQTELGFDEYRYGEFFSVLANHPEMDAKLLSRIIIEKFHRTKDEIDDDVSISVCHLSMVESISGLLELLADELEKRIELEGTDLLNTIFEEAQSVHESKGFIDFFSLLNQIYQFGNENERSILDELIPKFYGMIIDSFVKLDDAVHCKYKSHYGMSTYTPFSVKLTWDPLFFFKKKRMDRFMNSTEFALENRWGQLMNKIEQSPN, from the coding sequence TTGGAATTTGACGAAAGTGATTTGGACTTACCAGCAAAAAATAAAAATACCACGGCATTTTTTAAATTGGAGATGGATCAATCGTTGAGGAAAAATAGACTTAAAGTGGTTGCAGAAAATAACAAATTTGATATTTCTCACCCTGATCACGTCAAGTCTTACTTTAAAAAGGAAGTATTAAATAAAAACTATGCAAAAAAATATCTGTTGTTTACGTGGGATCACGGTGATGGATTTGGAATTTTTGAAAGTATAGGCAAAGTTCCAGGTTATGATGGAGATCAGAGCACAAAACAGATCCTTAGCATGAAGGAGTTAAGACAAGCTATTGAAGGGGCTTTAGGAGGTGTGAAAGTCGATTTATTGGTTATGATGAATTGTTACATGCAAAATATTGATACAGCCTATTCATTAAGAAATTGTGTTGAATATTTAGTGGCACCACAGACAGAACTTGGTTTTGATGAATACCGCTATGGTGAATTTTTTTCGGTTCTTGCTAATCATCCTGAGATGGATGCCAAACTCTTGAGCAGGATAATTATAGAAAAATTTCATAGAACCAAGGATGAGATTGATGATGATGTTTCAATTTCGGTGTGTCACCTTTCCATGGTCGAGTCTATTTCTGGCCTACTAGAGTTACTTGCAGATGAACTTGAAAAAAGAATAGAACTTGAGGGGACTGATTTATTGAATACCATTTTCGAAGAAGCTCAATCAGTCCATGAATCGAAAGGATTTATTGACTTCTTCTCTTTACTAAATCAAATTTACCAATTCGGAAATGAAAATGAAAGATCAATATTAGATGAACTAATACCAAAATTTTATGGAATGATAATAGATTCATTTGTGAAATTGGATGATGCCGTTCATTGCAAGTATAAATCTCACTATGGTATGAGTACTTACACACCATTTTCTGTTAAGTTGACTTGGGATCCACTCTTCTTCTTTAAAAAGAAGAGAATGGATCGTTTTATGAATTCAACTGAATTTGCTTTAGAGAATCGCTGGGGACAATTAATGAATAAAATAGAGCAATCTCCCAACTAA
- a CDS encoding triple tyrosine motif-containing protein, which produces MKFVKLNEFNLNHGLASNHITKIVTDRYDHIWVGTQEGLNLFDGKEFRTFSNQSQSKHNIQGSLVQDLVMDTVRSLIWVQTAYASISAIDITSRTISKSIILDHKQKSFAEQWVRCIDVQGDVLWIGGLDALSAYHIPTDSFLRIEKIEKQLETTKYNISKILHDDYNRVWLFNEGNGIQLINDSRETIIPINIQKLKEKQNVLFRDAIIVKNNIFVASTIGLIHLNIGESSSSTIKIIDSPDVLSDIEVRAIEPISNNQLLISTSQAIFIYHLITKKVTQLIDEKVKGNSISGIFEISSNPLDNLIWVGTQSGLSSFALTDKTFSPYPLLYIKNLKLSTLYSLLPTSKREVLVGSNNSLFSVDLITQNIDVLDTTNTNLLLFRDNSEDIVISNSNQISRLKRANATPNKYLIEEHPYNHGLKDDFFNSAINYNDSILILSSVLQKGLTVWNTRCNSFTTYHQDSIGSEVNGLRKINNLFKNRDKNVLILTDNSIVQFNPLNQTNRTYVIHNSKNNETLTNFMDITEVGSSYFIGSYGDGLIETDREFNIKRIHTTKDGLSNNCVYRIFNIENKKLLMTTNNGLSILDLKSKKIKTYYEGDGLHGNGFEQLCGYQKDNKIYVGGPGGFTIVNTDLLPDSSVAPILYPTGITINTPDGKIDSTHLEMSSFTIPNDAFKTTLKFVSPDYKNPDRMKYRYKIDELSEEWVELGNQNFVDLIGVNPGKYHFEVIATNSEGTDSEPLKMTLDFLPKWYQTTWFKVLLLLLVAGLVYWVQRYRMVQIKKQQTIRKEIANDLHDDIGSTLNSLKIFAHLAQSDKNNKSHIEQIEESISEATVGLRDMIWVLEDEQDSVYEIMERIKKFASPICMAHDIEFVGTVNATSEKPIPKKIKRNIFLVAKECINNSVKYAECSRIEVVLAYSKSKLQLTIEDNGKGFDCDEITKGKGLDSMEYRANQVEFNCDIQSRIGSGTITTMQGTIG; this is translated from the coding sequence GTGAAGTTTGTTAAACTTAACGAATTTAATCTAAACCATGGCCTTGCAAGTAATCATATCACCAAAATTGTAACAGATAGATATGATCATATATGGGTCGGAACACAAGAAGGACTTAATCTATTCGATGGAAAAGAGTTTCGGACCTTTTCTAATCAGTCCCAATCAAAACACAATATTCAGGGAAGTCTGGTTCAAGATCTGGTTATGGATACCGTCAGGTCATTAATCTGGGTTCAGACGGCTTATGCCAGCATCAGTGCCATTGACATAACAAGTCGAACTATTTCCAAGTCAATAATATTGGATCATAAGCAAAAATCATTCGCAGAACAGTGGGTAAGGTGTATTGATGTTCAGGGAGATGTTTTGTGGATTGGTGGACTCGATGCACTTTCTGCTTATCATATCCCTACAGACTCATTTCTAAGAATTGAAAAAATTGAAAAACAACTAGAAACAACTAAGTACAATATTTCTAAAATATTACATGATGATTATAATAGAGTTTGGCTATTTAATGAGGGTAATGGAATTCAGTTGATTAACGATTCAAGAGAAACGATAATTCCAATCAATATTCAAAAATTAAAAGAAAAGCAAAATGTCCTATTTCGTGATGCTATCATAGTGAAAAACAACATATTCGTTGCTTCAACCATTGGATTAATACACCTCAATATTGGTGAATCATCTAGCTCTACAATCAAAATTATAGATAGCCCCGATGTTTTAAGTGACATTGAGGTACGTGCGATAGAACCTATATCCAATAACCAATTGCTCATTTCTACATCTCAAGCAATATTCATTTATCATCTAATTACAAAAAAAGTCACCCAGTTGATTGATGAGAAAGTTAAAGGCAATTCTATCTCCGGTATATTTGAAATTTCTTCAAATCCTTTAGACAATCTAATTTGGGTTGGAACTCAATCTGGATTAAGCTCCTTTGCTTTAACGGACAAAACATTCTCGCCTTACCCCCTGTTGTACATAAAAAACTTAAAATTAAGTACTCTATATTCACTTCTACCCACATCAAAACGAGAAGTGTTGGTTGGTAGTAACAACAGCCTTTTCTCTGTTGATCTTATTACTCAAAACATAGATGTTTTGGATACAACAAATACAAATCTTCTTCTTTTCAGAGACAACTCAGAAGATATTGTAATTTCCAATTCAAATCAAATTTCAAGGCTAAAAAGAGCTAATGCAACTCCAAACAAGTATTTGATAGAAGAACATCCGTACAACCACGGTCTAAAAGATGATTTTTTTAACTCAGCAATAAACTACAATGATTCTATACTTATACTATCCAGCGTACTTCAAAAGGGACTAACCGTATGGAATACTAGATGCAATAGCTTTACGACATATCATCAGGATTCCATTGGATCTGAGGTAAATGGATTGCGAAAAATAAATAATTTATTCAAGAACCGAGATAAAAATGTACTTATCCTAACAGACAATTCTATTGTGCAATTTAACCCCTTAAACCAAACCAATCGAACCTATGTTATACACAACTCCAAGAATAACGAAACGCTCACCAACTTTATGGATATAACTGAAGTAGGGAGCAGTTACTTTATAGGAAGTTATGGCGATGGGCTAATCGAAACTGACAGAGAGTTTAACATCAAGAGAATTCATACTACCAAAGATGGCCTAAGCAATAATTGCGTTTATCGCATCTTTAACATCGAAAATAAAAAACTATTGATGACCACAAACAATGGATTATCAATCCTGGATTTAAAATCAAAAAAAATTAAAACTTATTATGAAGGCGATGGTTTGCATGGCAATGGATTTGAACAACTCTGTGGCTATCAAAAAGACAACAAGATCTATGTAGGTGGCCCAGGAGGGTTTACGATCGTAAATACTGACCTCCTTCCCGATTCAAGTGTAGCTCCAATCCTCTATCCTACGGGTATCACCATCAATACACCCGATGGTAAGATTGACAGTACCCATTTGGAAATGTCTTCGTTTACGATACCCAACGATGCCTTTAAAACCACCCTTAAGTTTGTATCGCCAGATTATAAAAACCCAGATCGCATGAAGTATCGCTATAAAATTGACGAGCTGAGTGAGGAATGGGTGGAGCTTGGTAATCAAAATTTTGTTGACTTGATCGGTGTAAACCCTGGAAAATATCACTTTGAAGTGATAGCGACCAATTCTGAAGGAACAGACAGTGAGCCCCTTAAAATGACGCTAGATTTCCTGCCTAAGTGGTATCAGACCACCTGGTTTAAGGTATTGCTATTGCTGTTGGTAGCTGGCTTGGTGTATTGGGTACAACGTTACCGTATGGTCCAGATTAAAAAACAGCAAACCATCCGAAAAGAGATTGCCAATGACCTTCATGATGATATAGGCAGCACATTGAACTCATTAAAAATATTTGCCCACTTGGCTCAAAGTGATAAGAACAACAAAAGCCATATCGAACAAATAGAAGAATCTATTTCCGAGGCCACTGTTGGTCTGCGCGATATGATATGGGTCTTGGAGGATGAACAAGATTCTGTATATGAAATCATGGAGAGAATCAAGAAGTTCGCCTCACCTATCTGCATGGCCCATGACATCGAGTTTGTAGGTACTGTAAACGCCACCTCAGAAAAGCCCATTCCTAAGAAAATCAAACGTAACATTTTCTTAGTCGCTAAAGAGTGTATCAACAACAGCGTGAAATATGCCGAATGTTCCAGAATTGAGGTGGTTTTGGCTTATTCCAAATCAAAACTACAACTTACTATTGAGGATAATGGCAAAGGTTTTGACTGCGATGAAATAACAAAAGGAAAAGGCCTAGATAGCATGGAATACAGAGCCAATCAGGTAGAGTTCAATTGTGATATCCAATCCAGAATTGGGTCGGGCACAATAACTACTATGCAGGGAACTATAGGATAA
- a CDS encoding CHAT domain-containing protein has translation MKTHKRHIVNALTGILIVVFTFNGFAQTCLQKLDSVYLYKYESPEKARFYASALLEDLDSGRCVTELGIAALYNNIGLSLWEINEKKKGLDALKRGLNEELKTKPETHPDLLGLYYNLTTFYRESANFVEAESYLNKAESVINRHFANDKEKQVGFLFNKGVYYREKGDFQKSIEALETAISKINLAADSTQIALQIELGTTYINSGDMAKSELILIEAIEAAEGNQERLLLKAIDRLSALMIELGDFSDSETYLLENLQRKDSLYSDAPLLKLETYNNLSILYYRLNDLASAEKYIARGLDENQNIRTVKPKLLNNLGTIYMKEGNLEEAEKYFNESAKAFQEIYGSINPDYATSLSNLAGIYKLRGELKRALDTYSKVLDMDRAIYGTKHPTYATSLSNVGLLYMQFGSMGMAKRLLNQAKEIRFNSLGGYHPLYIKTVNDLAIYHLIEKDTVAAMDAFDHALDAEIHHMHDIFPVLTDKQRKLYFNETRSNIERYCALAFQPSFVHTPYAVHAVNHFINTKGMLFYASEKMRRVILGSGDEKIINTYNTWREEKYLLAQAYLLTQDERERQGLDIQEMETYCIDLEKELAQTFHVFLEEERSAYHTWEEISNVLGDSTAMIDMIQFRNYHAKIVDQELDQGFEDQAHYVAFIIKQDSVIEAVTWDRDIDFEKGLKLYNNAIKFGIKDKLTHKIFWAPIQAHLNDINRVYFSPDGIYHKLNPAILFDIERQKYVADEIDITNITSGKDLIYAEDKQLIREAKIVGNPDFSNVQTEYMQLKQLAGAEEEAKDITRILDVRKWNTESFYFAEATEDQIKTFQNPGVIHIATHGFFKDDPDNVDPLHSSGIFLSKQEGSSSDGILTAYEAMNLQLDQTSLVVLAACETGLGTVKNGEGVFGLQRAFLVAGADNVLISLVKINDQAARRFMNLLYEQLRDTEDPQQAFFNARALYRQEDENPYNWGAYILVTKG, from the coding sequence GTGAAAACACATAAGCGACACATTGTCAATGCATTAACGGGTATACTAATCGTTGTATTTACTTTCAATGGTTTCGCACAAACCTGTTTGCAAAAACTAGACAGTGTTTATCTCTACAAGTATGAGTCTCCCGAAAAAGCCAGATTTTATGCCAGTGCATTGCTTGAAGATTTGGACTCAGGAAGATGTGTCACAGAATTGGGGATTGCTGCGCTATACAATAATATTGGGCTGTCTCTTTGGGAGATCAACGAGAAGAAAAAAGGACTCGATGCGCTAAAACGTGGACTCAATGAAGAACTGAAGACAAAGCCTGAAACTCACCCTGACCTGTTGGGGCTGTATTACAATCTAACAACCTTCTACCGTGAATCAGCCAATTTTGTTGAGGCTGAGAGCTATCTCAACAAAGCCGAAAGTGTAATCAACAGACACTTTGCCAACGACAAGGAAAAACAAGTTGGGTTCCTATTCAATAAGGGCGTTTATTACCGAGAAAAGGGAGACTTTCAAAAAAGTATAGAGGCCTTAGAAACAGCCATAAGTAAGATTAATCTAGCTGCTGATTCTACTCAAATTGCCTTGCAAATTGAATTAGGAACTACCTACATAAATTCTGGAGACATGGCCAAAAGTGAGCTCATTTTGATTGAAGCTATCGAGGCCGCTGAAGGAAATCAAGAGAGGCTCTTGCTCAAGGCCATTGATCGATTGTCCGCTCTGATGATTGAATTGGGAGATTTCTCTGATTCGGAAACTTACCTCTTGGAGAACCTTCAACGCAAAGACAGCTTGTATAGTGACGCTCCCCTGCTTAAACTGGAGACTTACAACAACCTGAGCATCTTGTATTATCGCCTCAACGACCTGGCGTCCGCTGAAAAGTACATTGCCAGAGGCCTGGATGAAAATCAGAATATCAGAACAGTGAAGCCGAAGTTACTCAACAATTTAGGGACGATTTACATGAAAGAAGGCAACCTGGAGGAAGCTGAAAAATACTTCAACGAAAGTGCTAAAGCGTTCCAGGAAATATACGGAAGCATCAATCCTGATTATGCCACCAGTTTGAGTAACCTGGCGGGTATATATAAGCTCCGAGGAGAGCTTAAACGAGCACTTGACACGTATTCAAAAGTATTGGATATGGATCGTGCCATCTATGGCACCAAGCACCCTACTTATGCTACATCGCTCAGTAATGTGGGTTTACTCTACATGCAATTTGGAAGTATGGGTATGGCCAAACGATTACTCAACCAAGCCAAAGAAATACGCTTCAATTCATTGGGTGGTTATCACCCTTTATATATCAAAACGGTGAATGACCTGGCTATCTATCATCTAATCGAAAAGGATACGGTAGCGGCCATGGATGCTTTTGATCATGCACTCGATGCAGAAATTCACCATATGCATGATATCTTTCCTGTGCTTACTGACAAACAGCGGAAGCTCTATTTTAATGAAACCAGAAGTAACATTGAGCGCTATTGCGCCTTAGCTTTTCAACCTAGTTTCGTCCATACACCTTATGCGGTGCATGCCGTTAATCATTTTATCAATACAAAAGGAATGCTCTTTTATGCATCGGAAAAGATGAGAAGGGTCATTTTAGGCAGTGGTGACGAAAAGATCATCAATACTTACAATACCTGGCGTGAGGAAAAATACCTTTTGGCCCAAGCTTATCTTTTAACTCAGGACGAAAGGGAACGCCAAGGTTTGGATATTCAGGAAATGGAAACCTATTGTATCGATTTAGAAAAGGAACTCGCGCAAACCTTTCATGTTTTCCTTGAAGAAGAACGAAGTGCTTATCATACTTGGGAAGAAATCAGCAATGTTTTAGGTGATAGCACCGCCATGATTGATATGATTCAGTTTCGAAATTATCACGCGAAAATTGTTGATCAGGAACTAGATCAGGGATTTGAAGATCAGGCTCATTATGTTGCGTTCATAATCAAACAAGATAGTGTCATTGAAGCGGTGACCTGGGATAGAGATATAGATTTTGAAAAGGGTCTCAAACTCTATAACAACGCTATTAAATTTGGCATAAAAGACAAACTCACTCACAAGATCTTTTGGGCTCCTATTCAAGCGCATCTAAATGATATAAACCGTGTGTACTTCTCTCCTGATGGGATCTATCATAAACTAAATCCTGCTATTCTATTTGATATTGAAAGACAGAAATATGTTGCAGATGAAATTGACATCACAAACATCACGAGTGGTAAAGACCTAATTTACGCCGAGGATAAGCAGCTGATTAGAGAAGCTAAAATTGTGGGAAATCCTGACTTCTCCAATGTACAAACCGAGTATATGCAATTGAAGCAATTGGCTGGTGCTGAAGAAGAAGCCAAAGATATCACTAGAATACTTGATGTAAGAAAATGGAACACTGAGTCATTCTATTTTGCAGAAGCCACCGAAGATCAAATCAAGACCTTTCAAAACCCTGGTGTTATTCATATTGCTACGCATGGCTTTTTTAAAGATGATCCAGACAACGTAGACCCGCTGCACAGTTCGGGTATATTTTTGAGTAAACAAGAAGGCAGCTCCAGCGATGGTATTCTTACGGCTTATGAGGCCATGAATTTACAGTTGGATCAAACTAGCCTGGTAGTGCTAGCCGCTTGTGAAACGGGTCTGGGAACGGTAAAAAATGGCGAAGGAGTTTTTGGCTTGCAACGAGCCTTTCTCGTAGCTGGTGCAGATAATGTGTTAATCAGTTTAGTGAAGATCAATGACCAAGCGGCCAGACGTTTTATGAATTTGCTATACGAGCAATTACGCGACACCGAAGACCCTCAACAGGCGTTTTTTAATGCTCGGGCCTTATACAGACAGGAAGATGAAAATCCCTACAACTGGGGTGCCTATATATTGGTAACGAAAGGCTGA